In a single window of the Micromonospora sp. WMMD1155 genome:
- a CDS encoding helix-turn-helix transcriptional regulator — translation MNDLGAALRAWRDRTDPAAVGLTNVSPRRVAGLRRGELAALAGISPEYVARLEQGRAATPSAQVCTSLARALRLSDDEEAHLMRLAGFAAAPDRIPRLIPSSLHRVIDHLGDTPVAVYDAVWRLLHCNRLFAAVFGDPAGATADDRNALIVQFESRNPRVRQTDTERAYFEQSLVADLRATSARYPNDPDVAALVTRMAGNDRFCHLWALRAVAHHESAHKTAVHPDVGAIPLDANVLTTQNTDLRLVVLTPRPDTAARERLDRLV, via the coding sequence ATGAATGACCTCGGAGCGGCGCTGCGGGCCTGGCGGGATCGCACGGACCCGGCCGCGGTCGGTCTCACGAACGTCTCACCTCGCCGCGTCGCCGGGCTACGACGTGGCGAGCTGGCAGCACTGGCCGGTATCTCCCCCGAATACGTGGCACGCCTCGAACAGGGCCGGGCCGCCACACCATCGGCGCAGGTGTGCACCTCCCTGGCCCGCGCGCTACGACTCTCCGACGACGAGGAGGCGCACCTGATGCGCCTTGCCGGCTTCGCCGCGGCCCCGGACCGGATCCCCCGCCTGATCCCCAGCAGCCTGCACCGCGTCATCGACCACCTCGGCGACACCCCCGTCGCCGTCTACGACGCCGTCTGGCGGCTGCTGCACTGCAACCGGCTGTTCGCGGCCGTCTTCGGCGACCCCGCGGGCGCCACCGCCGACGACCGCAACGCCCTGATCGTCCAGTTCGAATCCCGAAACCCCCGAGTCCGTCAGACCGACACCGAGCGTGCCTACTTCGAGCAGTCGCTGGTGGCCGATCTACGCGCCACCAGCGCCCGCTATCCGAACGACCCCGACGTGGCGGCACTGGTCACGCGCATGGCCGGGAACGACAGGTTCTGCCACCTGTGGGCCCTCCGCGCGGTGGCCCATCACGAGAGCGCGCACAAGACCGCCGTACATCCGGACGTGGGCGCCATCCCACTGGACGCCAACGTCCTGACCACCCAGAACACCGACCTGCGCCTCGTCGTCCTCACTCCTCGGCCCGACACCGCCGCTCGCGAGCGGCTGGATCGACTGGTGTGA
- a CDS encoding VOC family protein: protein MNHIGVPVSDLARSVRWYEDVLGIAPNGVTISATNPAIGAVVEVESASMRASFALAGDNVLLELIQYDNPQPRPFTGRNCDVGVMHLCFEVDDLDAAHRDLVERGVHVNADPVVLQDGDGVEAGALAGTKILYLRDPDGIQLELFELRA, encoded by the coding sequence ATGAATCACATCGGAGTGCCGGTCAGTGATCTGGCGCGGTCGGTGCGGTGGTACGAGGACGTCCTCGGCATCGCGCCGAATGGCGTGACGATCTCGGCGACGAACCCGGCGATCGGTGCGGTTGTCGAGGTCGAGAGCGCGTCCATGCGAGCGTCGTTCGCGCTGGCCGGTGACAACGTGCTTTTGGAACTCATCCAGTACGACAACCCGCAGCCGAGGCCCTTCACCGGGCGCAACTGCGACGTCGGGGTGATGCACCTGTGTTTCGAGGTCGACGACCTCGACGCGGCGCACCGCGACCTGGTGGAGCGGGGCGTGCACGTCAACGCCGATCCGGTCGTGCTCCAGGACGGCGACGGTGTCGAAGCGGGGGCGCTGGCCGGAACCAAGATCCTCTATCTACGTGACCCAGACGGCATCCAGCTCGAACTGTTCGAGTTGCGCGC